One Brassica rapa cultivar Chiifu-401-42 unplaced genomic scaffold, CAAS_Brap_v3.01 Scaffold0964, whole genome shotgun sequence DNA segment encodes these proteins:
- the LOC117131460 gene encoding uncharacterized protein LOC117131460, whose protein sequence is MVKTALGGRGLWSHCLTDAPKLSKAAGSNESSADGESGSKSVSEEKWEQEDLKVLSILHSSMSPSILEAYSYCESAKDLWSTLNKIYGYISNLCRVFEIKKFINILSQEDEEFTVHLGKFRALWSELEMLRPQSVDPEVLIERREQDKVFCLLLAHQGEVLDIESKPQTCQVQVNRAHGGSRDQLGSLVCKQTS, encoded by the exons ATGGTAAAGACAGCTCTAGGAGGGAGAGGCTTATGGAGCCATTGCCTCACGGATGCTCCAAAGCTCTCCAAGGCTGCCGGTTCAAATGAAAGCTCAGCAGATGGTGAATCCGGTTCCAAATCCGTATCTGAGGAGAAGTGGGAACAAGAAGACCTCAAGGTCTTATCCATTCTCCATAGCTCAATGTCTCCATCCATCCTTGAAGCATACTCATACTGTGAGAGTGCTAAAGACCTTTGGAGTACACTTAACAAGATATATGGGTACATCTCCAACCTCTGTCGAGTATTTGAGATCAAGAAGTTCATCAACATCCTATCCCAAGAAGATGAGGAGTTCACTGTGCATCTAGGCAAGTTCAGAGCCCTTTGGTCTGAGCTAGAGATGCTTAGACCCCAATCTGTTGATCCGGAGGTGTTGattgaaagaagggagcaagacAAGGTGTTTTGCCTATTACTCGC ACACCAAGGAGAGGTGTTGGATATTGAATCCAAGCCTCAAACCTGCCAAGTTCAAGTGAACCGTGCCCATGGAGGTTCAAGAGATCAGCTCGGATCTCTTGTTTGTAAGCAAACCTCCTAA
- the LOC117131461 gene encoding uncharacterized protein LOC117131461 has protein sequence MVQDGGHELKEKEVGDDLDSQFQQQSWPFSQNAKGINLVPCCSQEVFSAHLLSKTRGRLEPLCGAMGRYLCVEAGLRSAGHEVVELLVQDIQAEDQPLCGAMGRFLCVEAGLRSAGHEVVELLVQDTQEEEGHHLSHEEGR, from the exons ATGGTACAAGATGgtggccatgaactgaaggagaaggaggTGGGTGATGATCTAGACTCTCAGTTCCAACAACAGTCATGGCCGTTTTCACAAAATGCAAAAGGAATCAACCTGGTTCCTTGTT gttcacaagaagTGTTCTCTGCTCACCTCCTATCCAAGACAAGAGGAAGACTtgaaccattgtgtggagcaatgggaagatacttgtgtgtagaagctggtttaagaagcgcaggccacgaggttgttgagctcctggttcaagacatacaagcggaagaccaaccattgtgtggagcaatgggaaggttcttgtgtgtagaagccggtttaagaagcgcaggccacgaggttgttgagctcctggttcaagacacacaagaagaagaaggtcaccACCTAAGCCATGAGGAAGGCCGGTGA